A genome region from Populus alba chromosome 3, ASM523922v2, whole genome shotgun sequence includes the following:
- the LOC118038057 gene encoding uncharacterized protein, which yields MSYQQHFSMGSGSRPPRRNFEFGRTCVVRPQAKHQATIVWLHGLGDNGSSCSQLLENLPLPNVKWICPTAPTRPVALLGGFSCTAWFDVGEISEESPDDWEGLDASAAHIANLLSTEPADVKIAIGGFSMGAATALYSATCAAFGRYGNGNAYPINLRAVVGLSGWLPGSSSLRSKVEGSHEAARRAASLPIFVCHGTSDDVVPYNYGEKSAQCLSTAGFRNLTFKSYEGLGHYTVPREMDEVRHWLTARLGLDGSRS from the exons ATGAGCTACCAGCAACATTTTTCCATGGGTTCtg GTAGTAGACCTCCAAGAAGAAACTTTGAATTTGGGAGGACTTGTGTGGTGAGGCCCCAAGCGAAACACCAGGCCACTATAGTTTGGTTACATGGTCTTGGTGATAATGGTTCAAG CTGTTCCCAGCTACTGGAAAACCTCCCTCTTCCTAAC GTTAAATGGATCTGCCCGACCGCTCCTACTCGTCCTGTGGCACTGCTGGGTGGATTTTCGTGCACTGCAT GGTTCGATGTCGGAGAAATCTCAGAAGAGAGTCCAGATGACTGGGAGGGTTTAGATGCTTCAGCAGCACATATAGCAAACTTATTGTCTACTGAGCCGGCTGATG tTAAAATTGCTATTGGAGGCTTCAGCATGGGTGCTGCAACAGCCCTTTATTCTGCAACTTGTGCTGCCTTTGGACGATATGGTAACGGTAATGCGTACCCTATCAACCTCAGAGCAGTTGTTGGACTAAGTGGCTGGCTTCCAGGTTCAAG TAGCTTAAGGAGCAAAGTCGAAGGGTCACATGAGGCTGCAAGGCGTGCTGCATCCTTGCCCATTTTTGTTTGCCATGGAACAA GTGATGATGTAGTCCCCTATAACTACGGAGAGAAATCTGCTCAATGCTTGAGCACAGCAGGATTTCGAAACCTGACATTCAAATCTTATGAAGG GCTTGGTCACTACACAGTCCCGAGAGAAATGGATGAGGTTCGCCATTGGCTTACAGCGAGGCTGGGCCTTGACGGCTCCCGCTCTTAG